A single genomic interval of Clostridium facile harbors:
- a CDS encoding cob(I)yrinic acid a,c-diamide adenosyltransferase, which produces MSIYTRNGDTGFASTKNRMRIPKNSPVFKLLGALDEFSSALGLSKQKLPQTIRDVVEQIQQDVIAISGEIAGGEKFTTKEKVDHLEQAIDSIMTQLPEIKSFILPGETEGGAALDLARTVVRRAEREAVAASQMGGMSRDTIAWLNRISDLVYALARMADFSGGTPISKPEEETATSTPVATPAVAVAADEKITVDGNQFCDKAERLCEAVMTKARAEGLGVVTAVCDKGANLVAFKRDDNAFLVSIDVAINKAYTSASLKMTTEEVAKLTEPGAGLEGLQYTTNGKLILFGGGVPLYDSNGELVGALGVSGGTADQDKGLAEYGAQLFTKSF; this is translated from the coding sequence ATGAGTATTTATACGCGTAATGGCGATACAGGGTTTGCCAGTACAAAAAATCGTATGAGAATCCCAAAAAACAGCCCTGTGTTTAAACTGTTGGGAGCATTGGACGAATTCTCATCTGCCCTTGGTTTATCAAAACAAAAACTGCCTCAAACCATCAGAGATGTTGTAGAACAAATCCAGCAGGATGTCATTGCGATTTCTGGCGAAATCGCTGGCGGTGAAAAATTCACCACCAAAGAGAAAGTGGATCATCTGGAGCAAGCGATTGATTCCATTATGACCCAACTGCCAGAGATCAAATCCTTTATCCTCCCGGGTGAAACCGAAGGAGGAGCGGCTTTGGACTTAGCCAGAACGGTTGTACGCCGGGCAGAGCGTGAAGCTGTTGCCGCCTCTCAAATGGGTGGTATGTCCCGCGATACAATTGCATGGCTAAACCGGATTTCCGATCTGGTATATGCATTGGCTCGAATGGCTGATTTTTCCGGCGGCACACCAATTTCCAAACCTGAAGAAGAGACAGCAACCTCAACCCCTGTTGCAACTCCTGCGGTTGCGGTGGCAGCAGATGAAAAAATCACTGTCGACGGCAACCAATTTTGTGATAAGGCGGAGCGTTTATGTGAAGCTGTTATGACAAAAGCGCGGGCAGAAGGTTTGGGTGTTGTAACCGCAGTATGTGACAAAGGTGCCAACCTGGTCGCGTTCAAACGGGATGACAATGCATTTCTCGTCAGCATTGATGTGGCGATAAACAAGGCATATACAAGTGCCTCCTTAAAAATGACTACTGAAGAAGTAGCCAAACTGACCGAGCCCGGGGCAGGCCTAGAGGGCTTGCAATACACCACAAATGGGAAATTAATCCTGTTTGGCGGCGGTGTCCCCTTGTATGATAGTAATGGGGAACTGGTTGGTGCATTGGGTGTCAGCGGAGGTACAGCTGACCAAGATAAAGGGCTC
- a CDS encoding class II aldolase/adducin family protein, which translates to MVSGYEIKKEICEIGRRIYMNGFVAANDGNITVKISDNEYYCTPTGVSKGFMTPDMICKVDAKGNKLEGRADCRPSSEVKMHMRVFAERPDVTAVVHAHPPVATAHAVCNIPLDTFIMPEAVIFLGTVPICEYGTPSTNEIPDSLMPYIQTNDSFLLKNHGALTIGNTLEKAYFLMESTEFFAKVSMYCRQLGGAQQLDCDQINRLLELRKEFGVPGAHPGCPQCEVLPGSAVPVNSANPDGSQVRHPAAVIPSTPPTNTAANVDNSLIAEITKKVIAQLNK; encoded by the coding sequence ATGGTATCAGGATACGAAATCAAAAAAGAGATTTGCGAAATCGGTAGAAGAATTTACATGAACGGTTTCGTTGCTGCTAACGATGGTAACATCACCGTTAAAATCAGCGATAATGAGTATTACTGCACACCAACAGGCGTATCTAAAGGTTTCATGACCCCAGATATGATCTGTAAAGTAGACGCAAAAGGGAACAAATTAGAAGGTAGAGCTGACTGCAGACCTTCTTCCGAAGTTAAAATGCACATGAGAGTGTTCGCTGAAAGACCAGACGTAACAGCTGTTGTTCATGCTCATCCTCCTGTAGCTACTGCTCACGCTGTATGCAATATCCCTCTGGATACTTTCATCATGCCAGAAGCAGTTATCTTCTTAGGTACAGTTCCAATCTGTGAATATGGTACCCCATCCACAAACGAAATTCCAGATTCTCTGATGCCTTATATTCAGACAAATGACTCCTTCCTGCTGAAAAACCATGGTGCTCTGACCATCGGTAACACATTGGAAAAAGCATATTTCCTGATGGAATCTACAGAATTCTTTGCAAAAGTTAGCATGTACTGCCGTCAATTAGGTGGCGCTCAACAGTTAGACTGTGACCAAATTAACAGATTGCTCGAACTGCGTAAAGAATTTGGCGTACCAGGTGCACACCCAGGTTGCCCACAGTGTGAAGTTCTGCCAGGTTCCGCTGTACCAGTGAACTCTGCTAACCCAGACGGCAGCCAGGTAAGACATCCAGCAGCTGTAATCCCATCTACACCTCCAACCAACACTGCTGCAAACGTTGATAACAGCCTGATTGCTGAAATCACTAAAAAAGTAATTGCTCAACTGAACAAATAA
- a CDS encoding acetate kinase, producing MKILVINSGSSSLKYQFIDMETNDVLAKGLCERIGIDGVITHKKSGAEDYKKEVDLKSHDEAIQLVLSMLQDDTYGVIKSIDEIDAVGHRIAHGGEKLKESAVIKDEDLEYLYSIQNLAPLHVPPAIKGIEACRKLMDGVPQVGVFDTSFYSTMEPESYVYPLPYELYEEHQIRRYGFHGTSHRYVASRAAEMLGKDIKDLKIITCHLGNGSSITAVDHGKAVDTSMGFMPNGGILMGTRCGDIDPSILPYMVNALGMSGEEVETIINKKSGLLGVSGVSSDARNVREAAAQGNERARLAEKILVHGIKKHIGSYVAEMNGLDCIVFTAGLGENSADVREWVCENMDYLGIQMDNEKNASAPRGQEADVTAEGGKVKVLVIPTNEEYMIALDTATLAAQDK from the coding sequence ATGAAGATTCTGGTTATTAACTCAGGAAGTTCTTCATTGAAGTATCAATTTATTGATATGGAGACAAATGATGTTCTCGCCAAAGGGTTATGTGAACGCATCGGTATTGATGGCGTAATTACACATAAAAAAAGCGGCGCAGAAGATTATAAAAAAGAAGTGGATTTAAAATCCCACGACGAAGCAATTCAGCTGGTACTCAGCATGTTGCAGGATGATACATACGGCGTGATTAAAAGCATTGATGAAATTGATGCTGTTGGCCACCGTATCGCCCATGGCGGTGAAAAATTAAAAGAATCCGCCGTAATTAAAGATGAGGATTTGGAATATTTATATTCCATTCAAAATCTGGCGCCACTGCACGTTCCACCTGCAATCAAAGGGATTGAGGCTTGCCGTAAATTGATGGACGGTGTTCCACAGGTTGGTGTATTTGATACCTCTTTTTATTCTACAATGGAACCAGAGAGCTATGTATATCCTCTGCCTTATGAATTATATGAGGAACATCAAATTCGTCGCTATGGCTTCCATGGAACTTCCCATCGTTATGTTGCGTCCCGTGCAGCAGAAATGTTGGGTAAAGACATCAAAGATTTGAAAATTATCACTTGCCACTTGGGGAATGGTTCTTCCATTACCGCTGTCGACCACGGTAAAGCAGTGGATACCTCTATGGGATTCATGCCAAACGGTGGTATCCTGATGGGTACACGCTGTGGTGATATCGATCCTTCCATCCTTCCATACATGGTGAATGCATTGGGAATGAGTGGAGAAGAAGTAGAAACCATTATTAATAAAAAATCCGGTTTGTTAGGCGTATCCGGTGTTTCCAGTGACGCCCGTAATGTTAGGGAAGCCGCTGCACAGGGAAATGAAAGAGCACGCTTGGCGGAAAAAATTCTGGTACACGGCATTAAAAAACATATTGGTAGCTATGTAGCGGAAATGAATGGGCTGGATTGCATTGTCTTTACTGCTGGCTTAGGTGAAAACAGTGCGGATGTCCGGGAATGGGTATGTGAAAACATGGACTACCTGGGTATTCAAATGGACAACGAAAAGAATGCGTCCGCACCAAGAGGCCAAGAAGCAGATGTTACTGCAGAAGGCGGAAAGGTAAAAGTGTTGGTAATTCCAACCAACGAGGAATATATGATTGCGCTTGATACTGCTACTTTAGCAGCACAAGATAAATAA
- a CDS encoding rhamnulokinase codes for MGKKRVLAFDFGASSGRAIIGEFDGKSFQMEEIHRFTNDPVMVNGTFYWDILRLFHEIKTGITKAIHAGGFDAIGIDTWGVDFGLLDKNGNLLQNPVHYRDSRTDGMPEKLFSVVPKEEVYNETGIQIMKFNTIFQLFTIAQKEPELLERAETMLFIPDLFAYFLTGVKKAEYSIVSTSQIMNPNTGEWTYDLLEKLGVPTSILPEIIDAGSIYGMLSDDICEELGAPKVPVIAVCTHDTASAVVSVPSEEKDFIYISCGTWSLFGTELDKPIISKASEELNVTNEGGYDRTVRFLKNIMGTWLIQESRRQWIREGFEVTFADLEKEALACEPFKCFIDPDCLDFEKPGNLPKRVQEFCERTGQYVPQNRGEIMRCIYESLAMKYRYAFNAIREVTGKTYNTIHMLGGGTKDRLLCQMTADSCNVKVVAGPIEATATGNIAVQLIALNEISGLKEARKIVKDSVEPKEYDVKDAASYDAAYSRFLEIVGK; via the coding sequence TTGGGTAAAAAACGTGTGCTGGCATTCGATTTCGGTGCTTCCAGTGGTCGTGCAATTATTGGTGAGTTTGATGGTAAGTCCTTCCAAATGGAAGAAATCCATAGATTTACCAATGACCCTGTTATGGTGAATGGAACTTTTTATTGGGATATCCTCCGTTTGTTCCATGAAATTAAAACAGGTATTACCAAAGCAATCCATGCAGGCGGTTTTGATGCAATTGGTATTGACACTTGGGGGGTTGACTTTGGCCTGTTAGATAAAAACGGCAACCTGTTGCAAAATCCTGTCCATTATCGTGACTCCCGTACAGATGGTATGCCAGAAAAACTGTTTTCTGTTGTTCCAAAAGAAGAAGTGTACAATGAAACAGGAATTCAAATTATGAAATTCAACACAATTTTCCAGCTGTTCACAATTGCGCAAAAAGAACCAGAACTGTTGGAAAGAGCAGAAACAATGCTGTTTATTCCTGACCTGTTTGCTTATTTCTTAACAGGTGTGAAAAAAGCGGAATATTCTATTGTTTCTACTTCCCAGATTATGAACCCTAATACAGGGGAATGGACTTATGACCTGTTGGAAAAATTGGGTGTTCCTACTTCTATCCTTCCAGAAATCATTGACGCTGGTAGCATTTATGGCATGTTGTCTGATGATATTTGTGAAGAATTGGGCGCTCCAAAAGTTCCAGTAATTGCAGTATGTACACATGACACAGCTTCCGCTGTTGTATCTGTTCCTTCTGAAGAAAAAGACTTCATCTATATCAGCTGTGGTACCTGGAGCCTGTTTGGTACTGAATTGGATAAACCAATTATCAGCAAAGCTTCTGAAGAATTGAACGTAACCAACGAAGGTGGTTATGACAGAACAGTCCGTTTCCTGAAAAACATCATGGGCACTTGGTTAATCCAGGAATCCCGTAGACAGTGGATCAGGGAAGGCTTTGAAGTTACTTTTGCTGATCTGGAAAAAGAAGCACTAGCTTGTGAACCATTCAAATGCTTTATTGATCCAGATTGCTTAGACTTTGAAAAACCAGGCAACCTGCCAAAACGTGTACAGGAATTCTGTGAAAGAACCGGCCAATATGTTCCTCAGAACCGTGGCGAAATCATGCGTTGTATCTACGAAAGTTTGGCAATGAAATACCGTTATGCTTTCAATGCAATCCGTGAAGTAACTGGCAAAACTTATAACACAATTCATATGCTGGGTGGCGGTACCAAAGATAGACTGCTTTGTCAGATGACAGCAGATTCCTGTAATGTAAAAGTAGTTGCTGGTCCAATCGAAGCAACAGCTACTGGTAACATTGCGGTTCAGCTGATTGCGTTAAATGAAATTAGCGGTTTGAAAGAAGCTCGTAAAATTGTAAAAGATTCTGTTGAACCAAAAGAATATGATGTAAAAGACGCAGCGAGTTATGATGCAGCTTATAGCCGCTTCTTAGAAATCGTTGGTAAATAA
- a CDS encoding DeoR/GlpR family DNA-binding transcription regulator, with translation MLPLQRQNDILEILSKQHVASVEDLCKQLYSSGATIRRDLKKLEADGLIKRTHGGAAIIESTTSEFPLALRESENMEQKDMIAQKALRYIRNGQTIFLDSSSTVCRLARYLKNYSDITVVTNGIRVADILADYKGVKVYCAGGMVRQNAKSIVGSAACEFISHFHADLAFMSSRGIDLTIGATVPSEDEANIKRAFINSTKRPILLFDSSKLDTQYFCRICHLNQFWQLICDIELPKKYQDLQYQTEQNTLI, from the coding sequence ATGCTACCATTACAAAGACAAAATGATATTTTAGAAATTTTATCCAAACAGCATGTTGCCTCTGTGGAAGACCTCTGCAAACAGCTTTATTCCAGTGGTGCGACGATCCGCAGGGATTTAAAAAAACTGGAAGCAGATGGGCTAATTAAACGAACTCACGGTGGCGCTGCCATTATTGAGAGCACTACATCAGAATTTCCCCTTGCCTTACGAGAAAGTGAAAACATGGAGCAAAAAGACATGATTGCTCAAAAAGCGCTCCGGTATATCCGAAATGGACAAACCATTTTTTTAGATTCCAGTAGTACAGTTTGCCGGTTAGCCCGCTACCTGAAAAACTATTCGGATATTACAGTAGTAACCAATGGCATCCGTGTAGCGGATATCCTGGCAGATTACAAAGGGGTAAAGGTTTACTGTGCTGGAGGGATGGTTCGACAAAATGCCAAATCCATTGTTGGGTCTGCTGCCTGTGAATTCATCTCCCATTTCCATGCCGACTTGGCTTTTATGTCCAGTAGAGGAATTGACCTAACCATTGGAGCAACTGTCCCTTCGGAAGATGAAGCTAATATCAAAAGAGCTTTTATTAACAGTACCAAACGGCCCATTTTATTGTTTGACTCCAGCAAACTGGATACCCAATATTTTTGTAGAATTTGCCATTTAAATCAGTTTTGGCAGTTGATCTGCGATATTGAACTTCCAAAAAAATATCAGGATTTACAATACCAAACAGAACAAAATACCCTAATTTAG
- a CDS encoding response regulator, with protein sequence MNKPFLLVVEDDHAVRNLITTTLETQDYKYHTAVNGNQALMEAVSQHPDIILLDLGLPDIDGVDVIKKIRTWSNVPIIVISARSEDQDKIDALDAGADDYLTKPFSVQELLARLRVTLRRISYTNSIAEQEKSIFVNGGLKIDFASGCAYIDGKELHLTPIEYKLLCLLARNIGKVLTHKFILKEVWGSTLESDIPSLRVFMATLRKKIEQNTSNPKYIQTHVGVGYRMLRISSEE encoded by the coding sequence ATGAATAAACCATTTTTATTGGTTGTGGAAGATGATCATGCTGTCCGCAACTTAATTACAACGACCTTGGAAACTCAAGACTATAAATATCATACTGCGGTGAACGGAAACCAGGCATTAATGGAAGCGGTTTCTCAACACCCTGATATTATCCTGCTGGATTTGGGATTACCAGATATTGATGGGGTTGATGTGATTAAAAAAATCCGTACATGGTCCAATGTACCCATTATTGTGATTAGTGCTCGCAGCGAGGATCAGGACAAAATTGATGCTTTGGATGCTGGTGCGGATGATTATTTGACAAAGCCTTTTAGTGTACAAGAATTATTGGCGCGTCTTCGTGTAACATTACGTCGTATTAGTTATACCAATAGTATTGCGGAACAAGAAAAGTCTATTTTTGTAAATGGTGGCTTGAAAATAGACTTTGCTTCTGGCTGTGCTTATATTGATGGGAAAGAACTGCACCTTACCCCAATAGAATATAAACTGCTTTGTTTATTAGCGCGTAATATTGGTAAAGTGCTGACCCACAAATTTATTCTAAAAGAAGTTTGGGGCAGTACTTTGGAAAGTGATATTCCATCTTTGCGGGTATTTATGGCGACATTGCGCAAAAAAATTGAGCAGAATACCAGTAATCCAAAATATATTCAAACTCATGTTGGAGTAGGATACCGGATGTTACGTATTTCTTCAGAAGAATAA
- a CDS encoding sensor histidine kinase, producing the protein MMDQRPDPELLLGQIKKEQEQSAHKRGRLKIFFGYAAGVGKTYAMLEAAHQAKKKGVDVVAGYIEPHVRPETLALLDGLEVLPLLKAHHKGIVLNEFDLDGALKRHPQLILVDELAHSNADECRHIKRYQDINELLTAGIDVYTTVNVQHLESLNDIVASITGVTVRERIPDSVFDNADQVELVDIEPEDLISRLNNGKIYREQQAQKALDNFFTVENLISLREIALRRTADRVNRVSEKKKKKSTSYTEEHILICLSAAPSNAKVIRTAARMASAFKGMFTALFVETPDFVNMNDADRMMLRNNLKLAEQLGAKIATVYGEDIPAQIAEFARLSGVSKIVLGRTNAKKNLLFPKPSFADRLTQMAPNLDIYIIPDKHTHPYRKMNFLQKHQYTFSVKDTVKALGVLIIVTLICLGFFELGFSEANIITIYILGVLLTSIITSNIVYSLVSALFSVLVFNFLFTEPRFTFSANGAEYPVTFVVMFIAAFITGTLTMKLKDQARQVARRAYRTSILLETNQKLQQANTKSEIICETANQLIKLLDRNIIFYGRENNSLRPPAVFCRSEYEEDILQYTTHEEQAVAKWVFKNNKHAGATTNTLPGAKSLYMAVRGKEQVYGVVAVVLNHDELDSFENSLLISMLGECGLALDQEYLNETKKQAAMKAQQEQLRANLLRSISHDLRTPLTSISGNAGMLMSSADSLDKDKRMQLYTDIYDDSMWLFNLVENLLSVTRIEDGSMNIRSEVELLEEVITESLRHINRESVKHHIRVEMEDDLIMARMDSRLMIQVFINIIDNAIKYTPEGSHITVSVKKKEKWVEVSIADDGNGIPDNEKVNLFEMFYTTHKGVADSRRGLGLGLALCKSIINAHGGDICVKDNHPHGAIFQFTLPAEEVTIHE; encoded by the coding sequence ATGATGGATCAAAGACCGGACCCAGAGTTGTTGCTGGGCCAAATAAAAAAGGAACAGGAACAAAGCGCCCATAAAAGAGGAAGGCTAAAAATATTTTTTGGTTATGCGGCTGGTGTGGGGAAAACCTATGCCATGTTGGAAGCTGCCCACCAAGCAAAGAAAAAAGGGGTTGATGTAGTTGCGGGCTATATTGAACCCCATGTACGTCCAGAAACTTTAGCATTGCTGGACGGATTGGAGGTTTTACCTCTTTTAAAAGCTCACCATAAAGGAATTGTGTTAAATGAGTTTGACCTGGATGGAGCGTTAAAACGTCATCCACAGCTTATTTTAGTGGATGAATTAGCGCATAGTAATGCGGATGAGTGCCGGCATATCAAGCGTTATCAGGATATTAATGAACTGCTTACAGCAGGTATAGATGTATATACCACCGTAAATGTGCAGCATCTGGAAAGCCTGAATGATATTGTTGCATCTATTACTGGCGTTACAGTACGGGAGCGTATCCCTGATTCTGTATTTGACAATGCGGACCAAGTAGAATTGGTGGATATTGAACCGGAGGACCTAATTTCCCGTTTAAATAATGGAAAAATTTATCGAGAGCAGCAAGCTCAAAAGGCGTTAGATAATTTCTTTACAGTGGAAAATCTAATTTCCTTGCGGGAAATTGCCCTCCGCCGTACTGCTGACCGGGTCAATAGGGTTTCTGAAAAAAAGAAGAAAAAATCAACTTCCTATACAGAAGAACATATTCTAATCTGTTTATCTGCTGCCCCTTCCAATGCGAAGGTAATCCGGACAGCGGCCCGTATGGCAAGCGCATTTAAAGGAATGTTTACCGCATTATTTGTTGAAACGCCGGATTTTGTGAATATGAACGATGCAGACCGGATGATGTTGCGGAATAACCTGAAATTGGCAGAACAGTTAGGGGCAAAAATCGCCACAGTATATGGAGAGGATATTCCCGCGCAGATTGCGGAATTCGCACGGTTATCCGGCGTTTCTAAAATTGTACTAGGACGCACCAACGCCAAAAAAAATCTCTTATTTCCAAAACCTTCTTTTGCTGACCGTTTAACTCAAATGGCGCCTAATCTGGATATTTATATTATTCCAGATAAACATACGCACCCTTACCGAAAAATGAATTTTCTACAGAAACATCAGTACACTTTTTCTGTCAAAGATACGGTAAAAGCATTGGGTGTATTGATCATAGTAACATTGATTTGTTTGGGATTTTTTGAATTGGGATTTAGTGAAGCCAATATTATTACTATTTATATTTTAGGTGTACTATTAACCTCGATTATTACCTCAAATATCGTATATAGTCTAGTTTCAGCGCTGTTTAGTGTACTTGTCTTTAATTTTTTGTTTACAGAACCCAGGTTTACCTTTTCCGCAAATGGGGCAGAATATCCAGTGACTTTTGTGGTAATGTTTATTGCGGCGTTTATTACAGGTACGTTGACTATGAAATTAAAAGACCAGGCAAGACAAGTTGCGAGAAGGGCATATCGTACCTCTATTTTATTGGAAACGAATCAGAAATTACAACAGGCGAATACGAAAAGTGAAATTATCTGTGAAACCGCAAACCAGTTGATTAAATTATTAGACCGCAATATTATCTTTTATGGCAGGGAAAACAATTCTCTCCGTCCACCAGCTGTTTTTTGTCGTTCTGAATATGAGGAGGATATTTTACAATATACCACTCATGAGGAGCAAGCGGTAGCGAAGTGGGTGTTTAAAAACAATAAACATGCAGGTGCAACAACTAATACTCTACCAGGAGCAAAATCCCTTTACATGGCGGTTCGGGGAAAAGAACAAGTGTATGGTGTGGTAGCAGTTGTATTGAACCATGACGAACTGGATTCTTTTGAAAACAGCCTACTGATTTCCATGCTTGGTGAGTGTGGCCTTGCCTTGGATCAGGAATATTTAAATGAAACCAAAAAGCAGGCTGCTATGAAGGCGCAGCAAGAACAACTGCGTGCCAATTTACTGCGTTCCATTTCCCACGATTTAAGGACGCCATTAACCAGTATTTCTGGTAATGCAGGCATGTTGATGTCTAGTGCGGATTCTTTGGACAAAGATAAAAGGATGCAATTATATACAGATATTTATGATGACTCTATGTGGTTGTTTAATTTGGTCGAAAACTTGCTCTCTGTTACTAGAATTGAGGATGGCAGTATGAATATCCGCTCTGAAGTAGAGTTGCTGGAAGAAGTAATTACAGAATCTCTTCGCCATATTAACCGGGAAAGTGTAAAACATCATATCCGCGTGGAAATGGAAGATGATTTGATTATGGCGCGAATGGATTCCCGTCTCATGATTCAAGTATTTATCAATATAATTGATAATGCGATTAAATATACGCCAGAAGGCTCCCACATTACGGTTTCAGTCAAGAAAAAAGAAAAATGGGTAGAAGTATCCATTGCCGATGACGGTAATGGAATTCCTGATAACGAAAAGGTGAATTTATTTGAAATGTTCTATACTACCCATAAAGGAGTGGCGGATAGCAGGCGAGGCCTTGGCCTTGGTTTAGCATTATGCAAATCCATTATCAATGCTCATGGAGGGGATATTTGTGTAAAAGATAATCACCCTCATGGTGCAATATTCCAATTTACACTACCGGCTGAGGAGGTAACCATTCATGAATAA
- a CDS encoding cation diffusion facilitator family transporter yields the protein MKQQTNQQIAMRVSWITMIINIVLSIFKFLAGIFAKSGAMLSDAVHSASDVFSTIIVMIGVKISGKASDKGHPYGHERMECVAAILLAIFLAATGIGIGYTGITKIISGNPNELSIPGMLALIAAIVSIIVKEGMYWYTRHAAKKINSSALMADAWHHRSDALSSVGSFVGILGARLGFPILDPLASIVICCFIVKAAFSIFMDAISKMTDQSCDEKTEEEMRVTIMEQPGVMGIDQIKTRLFGDRVYVDIEIRADGEQTLNQAHQIAQMVHDQIEHRFPTVKHCMVHVNPASSSQLTNNMTEDEKF from the coding sequence ATGAAACAACAAACAAACCAACAGATTGCCATGCGTGTATCTTGGATTACCATGATAATCAATATTGTATTATCTATTTTTAAATTTCTAGCGGGTATTTTCGCAAAGTCTGGCGCTATGCTATCTGACGCCGTCCACTCTGCTTCTGATGTATTTAGCACGATTATTGTCATGATTGGGGTAAAAATATCTGGCAAAGCTTCGGATAAAGGTCATCCCTACGGGCATGAGCGAATGGAATGTGTTGCAGCCATCTTATTAGCTATTTTTTTAGCGGCTACTGGTATTGGCATTGGTTATACTGGCATAACCAAAATTATTTCTGGTAATCCCAACGAACTATCCATACCTGGAATGCTGGCGTTAATCGCTGCAATTGTCTCAATTATTGTAAAAGAAGGGATGTATTGGTACACAAGGCATGCTGCCAAAAAAATCAATTCCAGCGCATTGATGGCGGATGCCTGGCACCATCGTTCTGATGCCTTATCCTCGGTAGGTAGCTTTGTTGGTATTTTAGGTGCCCGCTTAGGATTTCCTATTCTCGACCCACTGGCTAGTATTGTGATCTGCTGTTTTATTGTAAAAGCCGCTTTTTCCATCTTTATGGACGCAATCAGCAAAATGACTGACCAATCCTGTGATGAAAAAACCGAAGAAGAAATGCGTGTAACTATCATGGAACAGCCCGGTGTAATGGGGATTGATCAAATAAAAACTCGTCTATTTGGTGACCGTGTTTATGTAGATATTGAAATTCGCGCTGATGGAGAGCAAACTTTAAACCAAGCACATCAAATTGCGCAAATGGTGCACGACCAAATCGAGCATCGTTTTCCTACTGTAAAACATTGTATGGTTCATGTAAATCCCGCCTCTTCTTCCCAATTAACAAATAACATGACAGAAGATGAAAAGTTCTAA
- a CDS encoding YczE/YyaS/YitT family protein: MNKQLCKRYLVFILGVLINSFGIGFITKAALGTSPISSIPCVLSLKFRPTLGEFTFVMNMIFILLQVVLLRKKFQKIQFLQIVVNIIFSGFIDVSMFLLQAFTPATYLTKLFSLLLGCAILAFGIYLEVSANVLMVPGEGIVAAIATVTYKEFGSVKVCFDVTLMLTATLLSLLFFHQFQGIREGTVISAFIVGLIVKLYHKKLGFIKEYLCPQIKTVS, translated from the coding sequence TTGAACAAACAACTATGCAAACGCTATCTTGTATTTATTCTTGGTGTACTGATTAATTCCTTTGGTATTGGTTTTATTACGAAAGCGGCACTAGGAACTTCCCCTATTTCCAGTATTCCCTGTGTCCTTAGTTTGAAGTTTCGTCCTACCTTAGGGGAATTTACTTTTGTAATGAATATGATTTTTATCTTGCTTCAAGTGGTTTTGTTGCGAAAGAAATTCCAAAAAATCCAATTCTTACAAATTGTTGTGAATATTATATTCAGTGGATTTATTGATGTAAGCATGTTTTTATTACAAGCATTTACCCCAGCAACATATCTCACGAAACTATTTTCTTTGTTATTGGGCTGTGCAATCCTTGCGTTTGGCATTTATTTGGAAGTATCCGCAAATGTACTGATGGTCCCTGGGGAGGGGATCGTTGCCGCAATCGCTACTGTTACCTACAAAGAATTTGGTTCGGTTAAAGTGTGTTTTGATGTTACTTTGATGTTGACAGCTACTCTTCTTTCCCTCCTATTTTTTCATCAGTTCCAAGGAATCCGAGAAGGTACAGTTATCTCCGCATTTATTGTGGGGCTTATTGTAAAACTGTACCATAAAAAACTTGGTTTTATTAAAGAATATTTATGCCCACAAATAAAAACAGTTTCCTAA